A DNA window from Candidatus Roseilinea sp. contains the following coding sequences:
- a CDS encoding hypothetical protein (possible pseudo, frameshifted) — MRQGGRLIYIGAGTSGRLGVLDASEMPPTYNTPPTQVIGLIAGGPAALTRSIEGAEDNAEQGRADIAAVGVECPPTA; from the coding sequence ATGCGCCAAGGCGGACGGCTGATCTACATCGGCGCCGGAACATCCGGCCGGCTGGGCGTGCTGGATGCCAGCGAAATGCCGCCCACGTACAACACACCGCCGACTCAGGTGATCGGGCTGATCGCCGGCGGCCCGGCAGCGCTCACCCGCTCGATCGAGGGCGCCGAGGACAATGCCGAGCAAGGGCGCGCCGACATTGCTGCCGTCGGCGTCGAATGCCCTCCGACTGCGTAA
- the ABC-SBP gene encoding sugar ABC transporter substrate-binding protein has product MDKRVSILIRLAGAMSVLLSACAAPVAPTAPAAPQAPAATEASAPAATEAPAAPQAPAASPKGGLRKSNSGYKGTLNLWVLGYTPGNQFANPFDLAIAQFEADNPDINVEITGYPPNDEGFTKLTTALQSGQGIDVLRLPSDRLPAFVKDDLIAPIDDYLTDADKADILPNTLDAVRLKDGKAYAWPLWVVPMGIYLNLDVFQEAGVPLPSKDWTWDEFVETAKKLTFRRANGEQVYGFSGFIDPGVINTWGLWMNEDPSVRPIVDGKFGFDSDKAAAGLKRFAELALVHKVTPPDFGSQKDADVKGGFKSKQYGMIVDATGFSPQLKADKINFAIYPLPSVNGNRLTVGAIGLIAVAATNDKAKEQAAMDLARYLTSAEVQEDVPPSETAATGFYLAPAARRSVKVAPPLDQFVPMLDYMWITPLTPAWPKLTRLFHPEYQNIVFGKADPREAMAKIAPEANALIAEQ; this is encoded by the coding sequence ATGGACAAGCGCGTTTCAATCTTGATTCGCCTGGCCGGCGCAATGAGCGTGCTGTTGAGCGCCTGCGCCGCCCCGGTTGCCCCTACGGCCCCGGCGGCCCCCCAAGCCCCTGCCGCGACCGAAGCCTCGGCGCCGGCTGCTACCGAAGCGCCTGCCGCGCCCCAGGCGCCGGCTGCTAGCCCTAAAGGTGGCTTGCGCAAGAGCAACAGCGGCTACAAAGGCACGCTGAACTTGTGGGTGTTGGGCTACACGCCGGGCAATCAATTCGCCAACCCCTTCGACCTGGCCATCGCCCAGTTTGAGGCCGACAACCCCGACATCAACGTCGAGATCACCGGCTACCCGCCCAACGACGAAGGGTTCACCAAGCTCACTACCGCGCTGCAGAGCGGCCAGGGCATTGACGTGCTGCGCCTGCCGTCCGACCGCCTGCCGGCTTTCGTCAAAGACGACCTGATCGCGCCAATTGACGACTATCTCACTGACGCTGACAAAGCCGATATCCTGCCCAATACGCTCGATGCCGTCCGGCTCAAAGACGGCAAAGCGTACGCATGGCCGTTGTGGGTGGTGCCGATGGGCATCTATCTGAACCTGGACGTGTTCCAGGAAGCGGGCGTGCCGCTGCCGTCGAAAGATTGGACATGGGATGAATTCGTCGAGACCGCCAAGAAGCTCACCTTCCGGCGCGCCAACGGCGAACAGGTGTATGGCTTCAGCGGCTTCATTGACCCAGGCGTGATCAACACCTGGGGGCTGTGGATGAACGAGGACCCCAGCGTGCGCCCGATCGTGGACGGCAAGTTCGGCTTTGACAGCGACAAGGCCGCAGCCGGCCTGAAGCGCTTTGCCGAGCTGGCGCTGGTGCACAAGGTGACGCCGCCCGACTTCGGTTCGCAGAAAGACGCAGACGTGAAAGGCGGCTTCAAGAGTAAGCAATACGGCATGATCGTGGACGCCACCGGCTTCAGCCCACAACTCAAGGCGGACAAGATCAACTTCGCGATCTACCCGCTCCCCAGCGTCAACGGCAACCGGCTGACGGTGGGCGCGATCGGCTTGATCGCCGTAGCTGCCACGAACGACAAGGCGAAGGAACAGGCGGCGATGGATCTGGCGCGCTACTTGACCAGCGCCGAGGTGCAAGAGGACGTGCCGCCCAGCGAGACCGCCGCTACCGGCTTTTACCTGGCCCCCGCTGCGCGGCGGTCGGTGAAGGTCGCGCCGCCCTTGGACCAATTCGTGCCAATGCTGGACTACATGTGGATCACCCCGCTCACGCCGGCCTGGCCGAAGCTCACCCGGCTGTTCCATCCCGAATATCAGAACATCGTGTTCGGCAAAGCCGACCCGCGCGAGGCCATGGCCAAGATTGCGCCAGAGGCCAACGCGCTGATCGCCGAACAATGA
- the ybbC gene encoding hypothetical protein translates to MVITGLHRLIRENGELLRGRRVGLVTHAAAVTPDLQAAPEALAGAGVMLRALFAPEHGLESAEADAVPVAHSVYPRFGIPLYSLYGETRRPTPAMLNDLDVLVFDMQDVGARFYTYLSTLFHVLSAAGEFGLPLIVLDRPNPINGLAVEGPLLEPGFASFVGIAPLPVRHGMTMGELARWLNAECNLRADLTVMPMEGWRRAMWFDDTGLPWVPPSPAMPHVSTATVYPGACLVEGTTLSEGRGTALPFELIGAPWLDAYGLAQSLNALGLPGVRFRPAQFIPSAGKHAGRLCRGVQAHVMDREVLSPVRMGLHLVAACRTMAPGDFAFLPASWEGRAPHFDLLMGTSAPRAGLEAGASVAEIVAPWRASEQEFHRQRAFALLYA, encoded by the coding sequence GTGGTCATCACCGGTTTACATCGCCTGATCAGAGAAAACGGAGAACTCCTGCGCGGTCGGCGCGTGGGTTTGGTGACCCATGCCGCCGCGGTGACGCCTGACCTGCAGGCTGCGCCCGAAGCGTTGGCCGGCGCCGGCGTGATGCTGCGCGCGCTCTTCGCGCCGGAGCACGGCCTGGAGAGCGCGGAAGCCGACGCCGTTCCGGTCGCCCACAGCGTATATCCCCGCTTCGGCATCCCGCTCTACAGCTTATACGGCGAGACGCGCCGCCCGACGCCGGCCATGTTGAACGATTTGGATGTGCTGGTGTTCGACATGCAGGATGTGGGCGCGCGCTTTTACACATATCTGAGCACGCTCTTCCACGTGCTGAGCGCCGCCGGGGAATTCGGGTTGCCGTTGATCGTGTTGGACCGGCCCAACCCGATCAACGGCCTCGCCGTCGAAGGCCCGTTGCTCGAACCGGGCTTTGCGTCGTTCGTCGGCATCGCCCCGTTGCCGGTGCGTCACGGCATGACGATGGGCGAGTTGGCGCGCTGGCTGAACGCGGAGTGCAACCTGCGCGCCGACCTGACTGTGATGCCGATGGAAGGCTGGCGGCGGGCGATGTGGTTCGACGATACCGGCTTGCCTTGGGTGCCCCCATCGCCGGCCATGCCGCATGTGAGCACGGCGACGGTCTATCCAGGCGCTTGTCTAGTCGAGGGCACCACGCTTTCCGAAGGCCGAGGCACCGCCTTACCGTTTGAGCTGATCGGCGCGCCATGGTTGGATGCCTATGGCCTGGCGCAGTCGCTGAACGCGCTCGGCCTGCCGGGGGTGCGCTTCCGGCCTGCGCAGTTCATCCCCAGCGCCGGCAAGCACGCCGGCCGGTTGTGTCGGGGCGTTCAGGCACATGTTATGGATCGCGAAGTGCTATCGCCGGTGCGGATGGGCTTGCACCTCGTCGCGGCGTGTCGGACCATGGCGCCGGGCGATTTCGCGTTTTTGCCGGCGAGCTGGGAGGGCCGTGCGCCGCATTTTGATTTGCTGATGGGGACCAGTGCGCCGCGCGCCGGCCTGGAGGCCGGCGCTTCGGTTGCCGAGATCGTTGCGCCGTGGCGCGCGTCAGAGCAGGAATTTCACCGGCAACGCGCGTTTGCCCTGCTGTATGCATAA
- the lacG gene encoding sugar ABC transporter permease: MIEPIGHVRAGVRPAQPRRRSHGAAAWGKWAAVAVLVVTAVVALFPMYWLFANAFTPISGTPPLTPILVPAFRLDNFARLLGGTKYYANWMLNSLVVALAITAWHVIFDTMAGYAFAKRRFPGRNLLFWVLLSTLMIPVHVTLIPLYLITRRIGLVDTLGGVILPGTAVVFGIFLMRQYIQTLPSELEEAARVDGAGELRIFWEIILPLCKPAVASLAIFTFVRFWNDFLWPLIVLNTPQNYTLTVGVANLQGEFMTDWGVIFSGAALAALPTIVFFLAFQRYFLEGVRMGAIKG, translated from the coding sequence ATGATTGAACCAATCGGTCATGTGCGCGCCGGCGTTCGCCCGGCGCAGCCCCGACGCAGATCGCACGGGGCGGCGGCATGGGGCAAGTGGGCGGCTGTGGCGGTCCTCGTCGTCACCGCCGTCGTCGCCCTGTTCCCGATGTATTGGCTGTTTGCCAATGCGTTCACGCCGATTTCGGGCACCCCGCCGCTTACCCCCATCCTCGTCCCCGCCTTTCGGCTGGATAACTTTGCGCGCTTGCTGGGCGGGACCAAGTATTACGCAAATTGGATGCTCAACAGCTTGGTCGTGGCGTTGGCGATCACGGCTTGGCACGTGATCTTCGACACCATGGCCGGCTATGCTTTCGCCAAGCGGCGCTTCCCAGGGCGCAACCTCTTGTTTTGGGTGTTGCTCAGCACGTTGATGATCCCCGTCCACGTGACGCTGATTCCCTTGTATCTCATCACGCGCCGCATCGGCTTGGTGGATACCCTGGGCGGGGTGATCTTGCCCGGCACGGCGGTGGTGTTCGGTATTTTCCTCATGCGCCAGTACATCCAGACGCTGCCCTCGGAGTTGGAGGAAGCGGCGCGCGTGGACGGCGCCGGCGAGCTGCGCATCTTTTGGGAGATCATTCTGCCGTTGTGTAAGCCGGCGGTGGCCTCGCTGGCCATTTTTACCTTTGTGCGCTTTTGGAATGATTTTTTGTGGCCGTTGATCGTGCTGAACACGCCACAAAATTACACCCTAACGGTCGGCGTCGCCAATCTGCAGGGCGAGTTCATGACGGACTGGGGGGTGATTTTCTCCGGCGCGGCGCTGGCGGCCTTGCCGACAATCGTGTTCTTCCTGGCGTTCCAGAGGTATTTTCTGGAGGGCGTGCGTATGGGGGCGATCAAAGGATAA
- a CDS encoding four helix bundle protein gives MAKHKFRDLKVWQRAMAFTISIYRETAQFPADERFGLVSQLRRASAAIPLNIAEGSGNSSNREFCRFLEIAQRSGYEVMTGIDIARGLGYWTDALADSLLKDVDEIVAMIVGLAKSLQREDQPASDI, from the coding sequence ATGGCTAAGCACAAGTTTAGGGATCTCAAAGTCTGGCAGAGGGCGATGGCGTTCACGATTTCGATCTATCGAGAGACTGCCCAGTTCCCCGCGGACGAGAGATTCGGCTTGGTCAGCCAGCTGCGCCGAGCGAGCGCCGCGATCCCGCTCAATATCGCAGAGGGATCAGGCAACAGCTCGAATCGAGAATTCTGTCGCTTTCTTGAAATTGCGCAGCGTTCGGGCTACGAGGTCATGACCGGGATTGACATCGCGCGCGGGCTTGGATACTGGACCGATGCACTCGCCGATTCGTTGCTCAAAGACGTGGATGAGATCGTGGCGATGATTGTCGGTTTGGCCAAGTCCTTGCAGCGCGAAGATCAGCCTGCATCTGACATCTGA
- a CDS encoding hypothetical protein (possible pseudo, frameshifted) — protein sequence MGIAASGRTPYVLGALAEAKARGALTLGLTCNDDTPLHRIADITIAPVVGPEVIGGSTRMKAGTATKLVLNTLSTGVMIKLGKTFGNLMVDLQATNNKLRERARRIVAQACGISLDASDAPPRAVRRRGENCHRVAPSTGLTPTPARSRLAAERTASCAEAIEKRCRATL from the coding sequence ATGGGCATCGCCGCCAGCGGCCGCACGCCCTACGTGCTCGGCGCGCTGGCCGAGGCCAAAGCGCGCGGCGCGCTCACATTGGGCCTGACGTGCAACGACGACACACCACTGCATCGCATCGCCGACATCACCATCGCGCCGGTCGTCGGGCCAGAGGTCATCGGTGGCTCGACGCGCATGAAAGCCGGCACGGCCACAAAACTCGTGCTGAACACGCTCAGCACCGGCGTGATGATCAAGCTCGGCAAGACGTTCGGCAACCTGATGGTGGACTTACAGGCGACGAACAACAAGCTCCGCGAGCGGGCGCGGCGGATCGTCGCTCAGGCATGCGGCATCTCATTGGACGCAAGCGACGCGCCTCCTCGCGCAGTGCGACGGCGAGGTGAAAACTGCCATCGTGTCGCACCTAGCACAGGTCTCACGCCGACGCCGGCCCGCTCGCGCTTAGCAGCAGAGCGGACGGCGTCGTGCGCCGAGGCGATCGAGAAGAGGTGCAGGGCGACCCTATAG
- a CDS encoding sugar ABC transporter permease: MTGLRRFIRRHGWSYAFILPSLITFSVFVLAPVVWALVISFQEYSLVRGGRWMTPFYKNYLTAFTQFGGVFVSAIRNTLIYTVFTVTSNILVGLVLASLIQPLSHRLRTFFRAAYYLPAVTSALIIGLTWAYIFNAQWGFANYVLRLVGLPPVRWLSDPDIALGSVTLSAVLTVPATAVVLFSAAMGSIPREYYEAAELDGAGPIQRWWHITVPLIKSTTLYLVVIYTIASFEVFERIYVMVPSGVGNSTQTIVTQIYNNGFKDLNFGVASAQAFVLFVMIAAVAVVQFRLLRSDVEY, encoded by the coding sequence ATGACTGGCCTGCGTCGTTTCATTCGTCGGCACGGTTGGAGCTATGCTTTCATCCTGCCCAGCTTGATCACCTTCAGCGTCTTTGTGCTGGCGCCGGTGGTGTGGGCGCTCGTCATCTCGTTCCAAGAATACAGCCTGGTGCGCGGCGGCCGGTGGATGACGCCGTTCTACAAAAATTACCTGACCGCCTTCACGCAATTCGGAGGGGTGTTTGTCAGCGCGATTCGGAACACGCTGATCTACACGGTGTTCACCGTGACCTCGAACATCCTGGTGGGGTTGGTGCTGGCCAGCCTGATCCAGCCGCTGAGCCACCGGTTGCGCACCTTCTTTCGGGCAGCCTATTACCTGCCGGCGGTGACCAGCGCGCTGATCATCGGGCTGACTTGGGCCTACATTTTCAACGCGCAGTGGGGCTTTGCCAACTATGTGCTGCGCTTGGTGGGCCTGCCGCCGGTGCGTTGGCTCTCCGACCCGGACATCGCGCTGGGCAGCGTGACGCTCTCGGCGGTGCTCACCGTGCCGGCGACGGCCGTGGTGCTGTTCAGCGCTGCGATGGGCAGCATCCCGCGCGAGTACTACGAAGCCGCCGAGTTGGACGGCGCCGGCCCAATTCAACGATGGTGGCACATCACCGTGCCGCTGATCAAATCCACCACGCTCTACCTGGTGGTGATCTACACCATCGCCAGCTTCGAGGTCTTCGAGCGCATCTACGTGATGGTGCCGAGCGGGGTGGGCAACAGCACGCAAACCATCGTGACCCAGATTTACAACAACGGCTTCAAAGATTTGAACTTCGGCGTGGCTTCGGCCCAGGCGTTCGTGTTGTTTGTGATGATCGCTGCCGTGGCCGTTGTGCAGTTTCGATTGTTGCGCAGCGATGTGGAGTATTAG
- the anmK gene encoding anhydro-N-acetylmuramic acid kinase, translated as MSPMLVLGLMSGTSADGIDAALVELSGAPPQLSWRIVQLSSTPYPPALRDELFACFRPETGTVDRLCALNFALGRAFADAALACIDAAGLQPSDVRLIGSHGQTLWHIPVGERASTLQLGEAAVIAEATGIPAVSNFRARDMAAGGQGAPLVAYVDTLLFSHPSLTRTALNIGGIANFTYLPPQSRLPTPPAGELEVGRVNGAFAFDTGPGNMLIDDAVRRLTDGAQSYDRDGTLAVRGRVHAGLLAELMAHPYLAQRPPKTTGREMFGAPFGAQVWARGMALGLSGEDIIATLTMFTAASIAQAHRDFLPQLPDEVIVSGGGARNATLMRFLAQALAPAHVRTSDELGMPAEAKEAVAFAVLAYEAWHGRPGNLPAATGARHPVVLGNLTPGRLETRHQRTHTVTPINQITEAINAASRDIDRLQRAGDRGCDQRRRPTCGRSRSDAALKRSREPSKPLPHACAKADG; from the coding sequence ATGTCGCCCATGCTTGTTTTAGGTCTGATGTCTGGCACGTCGGCCGATGGGATTGACGCCGCCCTAGTCGAGCTGAGCGGCGCGCCGCCCCAGTTGAGCTGGCGCATCGTTCAACTGAGTTCGACGCCCTACCCACCTGCGCTGCGCGATGAGCTGTTCGCCTGCTTCCGCCCGGAGACCGGCACGGTGGACCGGCTGTGTGCGTTGAACTTCGCCCTGGGCCGCGCGTTCGCCGATGCAGCGCTGGCTTGCATTGATGCTGCCGGCCTGCAACCCAGCGACGTCCGGCTCATCGGCAGCCACGGTCAGACGCTTTGGCACATTCCCGTCGGCGAACGCGCTTCGACCTTGCAACTGGGCGAGGCTGCCGTCATTGCCGAAGCGACCGGCATCCCGGCGGTCAGCAACTTTCGCGCGCGCGACATGGCCGCCGGTGGGCAAGGCGCGCCGCTCGTCGCCTACGTAGACACGCTGCTATTCAGCCACCCATCGCTCACGCGCACCGCACTGAACATTGGGGGCATCGCCAATTTCACGTATCTCCCGCCCCAATCCCGACTCCCGACTCCTCCTGCAGGTGAGTTGGAAGTCGGGAGGGTAAATGGCGCGTTCGCCTTCGACACCGGCCCCGGCAACATGCTGATTGACGACGCCGTGCGGCGGCTGACCGACGGCGCACAAAGCTACGACCGCGACGGGACGCTCGCCGTGCGCGGTCGCGTGCACGCGGGGCTGCTCGCCGAATTGATGGCGCATCCCTATCTGGCGCAGCGCCCACCGAAGACCACCGGCCGCGAGATGTTCGGCGCCCCCTTCGGCGCACAGGTGTGGGCGCGCGGCATGGCGCTCGGCCTAAGCGGAGAAGACATCATCGCGACGCTCACGATGTTCACCGCCGCCTCGATCGCCCAGGCGCATCGCGACTTCCTGCCGCAGCTCCCCGACGAGGTGATCGTCTCCGGCGGCGGCGCGCGCAACGCCACGCTGATGCGCTTTCTAGCCCAGGCACTTGCGCCGGCACACGTGCGCACATCCGATGAGCTGGGGATGCCCGCAGAAGCAAAAGAGGCCGTGGCATTCGCAGTGCTGGCTTACGAGGCATGGCATGGGCGCCCCGGAAATCTGCCCGCTGCCACCGGCGCGCGACACCCAGTTGTGTTGGGTAACCTCACCCCAGGCCGGCTCGAAACGCGACATCAACGCACGCACACTGTGACGCCGATCAATCAGATCACCGAGGCGATCAACGCAGCGTCGCGCGACATTGACCGGCTGCAGCGCGCTGGAGATCGTGGATGTGATCAACGCCGAAGACCGACATGTGGCCGAAGCCGTAGCGACGCAGCGCTCAAGCGCTCGCGCGAGCCATCGAAGCCGTTGCCGCACGCATGCGCCAAGGCGGACGGCTGA
- the murK gene encoding N-acetylmuramic acid/N-acetylglucosamine kinase, whose amino-acid sequence MAYDVVIGIDGGQTSTKCALVACDGRVLAYGQGGGLVHLAAAGARERHASALREAFASAWANAGLEPQPVAAIGLGLTGIEDGSPEAALARQIVSELIEARTIAVHSDAYAALIGAHGNRPGIIAISGTGSHILGRNAAGELARAGGWGWLLGDEGSALWIGRSGLMAALHAYDGVGEPTMLEGLMREHFQVQALGDVKRRVYDSSFGAKGFAALAPLVSQAAAQGDAIAQSIVTQAARDLATQVMAVQRRLALPPDAPVAPVGGAYAHVHGLRAKFTAALCEINPQANVVDPLLSPVLGAALIALQACGCRAIIRTDAVD is encoded by the coding sequence ATGGCATACGACGTGGTGATCGGCATAGACGGTGGGCAAACCAGCACCAAGTGCGCGCTGGTTGCCTGCGATGGCCGCGTGCTGGCCTATGGCCAGGGCGGCGGTCTGGTGCATCTGGCCGCTGCCGGCGCGCGCGAGCGGCACGCGTCGGCGCTGCGCGAAGCCTTCGCCTCGGCCTGGGCCAACGCCGGCCTCGAACCGCAGCCCGTCGCGGCGATCGGCCTCGGGCTGACCGGCATCGAGGATGGCTCGCCCGAAGCAGCGCTCGCGCGCCAGATCGTCTCCGAGCTGATCGAGGCGCGCACGATCGCGGTGCATAGCGACGCCTATGCCGCGCTCATCGGCGCGCATGGCAATCGGCCTGGCATCATCGCCATCAGCGGCACTGGCTCTCACATCCTCGGGAGGAACGCCGCAGGCGAATTAGCCCGCGCCGGTGGTTGGGGCTGGCTGCTCGGCGATGAGGGCAGCGCCCTGTGGATCGGACGAAGCGGGCTGATGGCCGCGCTTCACGCGTACGACGGCGTCGGTGAGCCAACAATGCTCGAGGGCTTGATGCGCGAGCACTTCCAGGTTCAAGCCCTAGGCGATGTGAAGCGGCGCGTGTATGACTCCAGCTTTGGCGCAAAGGGATTCGCTGCTTTGGCGCCGCTGGTCTCGCAGGCAGCAGCTCAAGGGGACGCCATCGCGCAAAGCATCGTGACACAGGCTGCGCGCGACCTGGCGACGCAGGTGATGGCCGTCCAACGCCGGCTGGCACTGCCGCCGGACGCGCCCGTCGCGCCTGTGGGCGGCGCGTATGCGCACGTGCACGGCTTGCGCGCAAAGTTCACGGCTGCGCTGTGCGAGATTAATCCACAAGCGAACGTTGTTGATCCCCTGTTGTCGCCGGTGCTCGGCGCTGCGCTGATCGCACTCCAGGCTTGCGGCTGCCGAGCGATCATCCGGACGGATGCTGTAGATTGA
- a CDS encoding GntR family transcriptional regulator has protein sequence MNTWQSIRRLDKRDPTPLYCQLKEVILSQIDSGAWSPGMQLPSERELCERFGISRITVRQALAELEMEGRLVRDQGRGTFVAPPRIAQHLTRLTGFTQDMQERGKKAGSVVLQLTVTRATAAVAHRLRLDARHRQVILLQRLRTANGEPMAVETAYLSATLCRDILREDLTNQSLYHLLSQKYGVIPTRAEQQLEAAACPVEAAKVLGVPVGSPVLHLYRTTYSQHGCPFETVESYYRGDKYVFYAELSLTAEPST, from the coding sequence ATGAACACCTGGCAATCCATCCGCAGGTTGGATAAGCGTGATCCCACGCCGTTGTATTGCCAGCTCAAGGAGGTGATCCTGTCGCAGATCGATTCCGGCGCATGGTCGCCGGGGATGCAGTTGCCCTCGGAGCGGGAATTGTGCGAGCGCTTTGGCATCAGCCGCATCACCGTGCGCCAGGCGCTGGCGGAGCTGGAGATGGAGGGCCGCTTGGTGCGCGATCAGGGCCGCGGCACGTTTGTCGCGCCGCCACGCATCGCGCAACATTTGACGCGCTTGACCGGCTTCACGCAAGACATGCAGGAGCGCGGCAAGAAGGCCGGCTCGGTGGTGTTGCAGTTGACGGTGACGCGCGCTACGGCGGCGGTGGCCCATCGCTTGCGCTTGGACGCTCGTCATCGGCAGGTGATCCTATTGCAACGCTTGCGCACCGCCAACGGCGAGCCGATGGCGGTGGAGACTGCCTACTTGAGCGCGACGCTATGCCGGGATATTCTGCGCGAAGACCTGACCAACCAATCCCTATACCATTTGCTCTCTCAAAAGTATGGGGTGATCCCCACACGGGCTGAACAGCAGTTGGAGGCGGCTGCCTGTCCGGTGGAGGCAGCGAAGGTGCTGGGCGTGCCCGTCGGCAGCCCGGTGCTGCACCTCTATCGCACGACATACTCGCAACACGGCTGTCCGTTCGAGACTGTGGAATCGTACTACCGCGGAGATAAATACGTGTTCTACGCTGAGTTGAGCCTGACGGCTGAACCCAGCACTTGA
- a CDS encoding AP endonuclease yields the protein MARPVTLFTGQWADLPFETIVEKAKSFGYDGVELACWGDHFDVEKALSDDSYVRGRWDVLNKHGMKCFAISTHLVGQAVCDRIDERHKAILPPRVWGNGKPSEVNKRAAEEVANTARAAKLFGVKVVNGFTGSSIWPYVYSFPPVSPAMIDAGYAEFAERWNPILDVFKENQVKFALEVHPTEIAFDIVSAERALAAVNHRPEFGFNYDPSHFGYQGVDYVGFIRKFRDRIYHVHMKDVAWSSVPTQAGVFGGHTNFGDSRRYWDFRSVGRGNINFDAIIRALNEIGYNGPLSVEWEDPGMDREHGATESCANVRRYDFKPSAMAFDAAFERKK from the coding sequence ATGGCAAGACCTGTCACCCTCTTCACCGGTCAGTGGGCCGATTTGCCCTTCGAGACCATCGTAGAGAAAGCCAAGTCGTTTGGCTACGACGGCGTGGAGCTCGCCTGTTGGGGCGATCACTTCGACGTTGAGAAAGCGTTGAGCGACGACAGCTACGTGCGCGGACGATGGGACGTGTTGAACAAGCATGGCATGAAGTGCTTCGCGATCAGCACCCATCTGGTGGGCCAGGCCGTCTGCGATCGGATTGATGAGCGGCATAAGGCCATCCTGCCGCCCCGCGTGTGGGGGAACGGCAAGCCGTCGGAGGTGAACAAGCGCGCTGCCGAAGAAGTAGCCAACACCGCACGCGCGGCCAAGCTGTTTGGGGTGAAGGTGGTGAATGGCTTCACCGGCAGCAGCATTTGGCCGTATGTGTATTCGTTCCCGCCGGTCAGCCCGGCCATGATTGACGCCGGCTATGCCGAGTTCGCCGAGCGATGGAACCCCATCCTCGATGTGTTCAAGGAGAACCAGGTCAAATTCGCGCTGGAGGTGCACCCTACCGAGATCGCCTTCGACATCGTTAGCGCCGAGCGCGCCCTGGCGGCAGTGAATCATCGGCCTGAGTTCGGGTTTAACTACGACCCCTCGCACTTCGGCTATCAGGGTGTGGATTACGTCGGATTCATCCGCAAGTTCCGCGATCGGATCTATCACGTGCACATGAAAGACGTCGCCTGGAGCAGCGTGCCGACGCAAGCCGGCGTGTTCGGCGGCCACACCAACTTCGGCGACTCGCGCCGCTATTGGGACTTCCGCAGCGTGGGCCGCGGCAACATCAACTTCGACGCCATCATCCGGGCGTTGAACGAGATCGGTTACAACGGCCCGTTGTCGGTCGAATGGGAAGACCCCGGCATGGATCGTGAGCACGGCGCAACCGAGAGCTGCGCGAATGTGCGCCGCTACGACTTCAAACCCAGCGCGATGGCCTTCGACGCAGCGTTTGAGAGAAAGAAGTAA